The genomic window TCCCCTGGTTCTCCAGCTACTGGACCCAGGAATGGCTGAGCATGAAGGTCGCCTGGTACAAGATGGGTGCCCATGGCGACCTCGATCCCACGGTCGACAAGCTGGCTGCCTACCTGCAGGAGCAATACCGCAAGCAGGTGCTGGTTCCGGTGGCCAAACAGGTCGACCCAGACGCGGTGATGGAAAAGGCCACCCGACACTACATCGAGTTGCTGAGCGTGGCGGTGAAGGCAATCCCCCAGCGTCGCGGCATCCCGCAGAAGGCCTTCGACGAACACCTGATGGGCATCCCGGCGATTGCCCTCGGCCCGCCCGCCAGCCGCGATGCGTCGCTCTACGACGTGGTGTACGCCAGGGACATCGGCAAGCTGCCGGCCTTCGCCGCGCTGATGCAGGACATCCGCACGGCGGCGGGCAAGGCGGGCGCCGGCACCAAGGTCAGCGGCGTGTCACCGGTGGCGCAGCGCACCAGCGCCAAGCTCGTCCACGAGTTGCGCAACCGCAGCATCGCCGGCGTGGTGGCGAGCGCGGCGGGCAAGGTCGCCGGCTCGGTGATCTCGGTGGCCTTCACGCTGTTCAGCATGGCCGGCAACGACCACGAGCGGCCCGAGGTGGAAACCCAGCTGCGCAAGGAGATCAACGCCGCCTTCGATGAACAGTGGCTGGCGCTGATGCGTGACCCCGAAGGTGGGGTCATGGCCGGCGTCGACCACCTCGGCGCCCGCGTGCAGCAGAGCCTCACCGGCCGCCTGGCGCAGCCGCAGGACGAACCCGAGGAGGATGAAGTCCGCACCTTTGGCGCCGGCGAGGCCGAGCCGGTCAGCGCCAGCGGCGGATTCCGCGTGCTCCGGCAGGGACAGGGCTCGGCGCCCTGAGCCGGTCATTCGGCGACTCGTGTTTCGCGCCCGCTGCCGGGGGGCGTATCCTTCCCGCCCGACTTTCGCGGCCGGACGCTGACCCCATGCACTACCAGAACATCCTCTTCGACCTCGACGGCACCCTCACCGACCCACGCGAGGGCATCACCCGTTCGATCCAGTACGCCCTTGCCCAGCTGGGTATCGACGAACCCGACCTGCGCCAGCTCGAACACTTCATCGGCCCGCCGCTGCTGCAGTGCTTCATGAGCACCTACGACTTCGACGAGGCGCGCGCCTGGGAAGCGGTGAACCACTACCGCGTGCGCTTCAAGGACACCGGCTTGTACGAGAACAAGGTGTTCGACGGGGTTGCCGAGCTGCTGCATTTGCTCGGCGACCAGGGTCGCACGCTGTACATCTGCACCAGCAAGCCGACGGTGTTCGCCGCGGAAATCGCCCGCCACTTCGACTTCGCCCGGCACTTCAAGGTGATCTACGGCAGCGAGCTGGATGGCACGCGCACCAACAAGGTCGAGCTGATCGAGCACCTGCTGGGCATCGAACAGCTCGATCCTGCGCAGACGCTGATGATCGGCGACCGCAAGCACGACCTGATCGGTGCGCACCGCAATGGGCTGTCCGCGGCGGGTGTCGGCTATGGCTTCGGCAGCCGCGACGAGCTGATGGCGGAACGACCGGCGCACTACTTCGCGAGCCTGGACGAGCTGCGCGCGGCGTTTGCCTGACGCTCGTCGACTGGGATGGGTTCGCGAGCAAGCTCGCTCCTACAGGGTGCGTGCGCTCTTCGTAGGAGCGAGCTTGCTCGCGAACCTGACAGCGTACACCCTCATCCCACAACCGCAGGGCGCATAACGCGCCAGCGTTATCCGCCGTCATGGCATCGGCGGATAACCCGTTCCGGGTTATGCGCCCTACGAGCTCCCTCCGGGAGAGGGTAGGGGTGAGGGGCTCTTGATCTTGTAGGAGCGGATTCATCCGCGAACCGGCCGACAGGCCGGTGCCCGTTGGATGGCAATCGCGGACGGAGTCCGCTCCTACGCAGCGGGGCAAACCGCGTGGCGAATCAGCCGCGCAACCACTCCGCCAGCCGCCCCAGCATGTCATCGCACCGGGCCAACTGCTCCAGGCTGACGAACTCGTCCGGCTTGTGGCCCTGGTCCATGCTGCCCGGGCCGCAGACCACGGTGGGAATGCCGGCCTGGTGGAACAGCCCGCCCTCGGTGCCATAGGCGACGGTGGTGAAATCCCGCGAACCGGTGAGCTGCGCGATCAGCTCGGCCGCCTGGGTCTGCTGGTCGGTCACCAGTGCCGGGTAGGCGGAAATCTCGCTGAAGCGGATATCCGTCTCGGCTTTTACCGCACGCATCTTCGGTAGCAGCTCGGCTTCGGCGAAGGCGCGCAGGTCCTCGGCGACCTGTTGCGGGTCGTCGCTGGGCAGCGCGCGCACTTCGAAATCGAACTGGCATTCGGCGGGCACGATGTTCAGTGCGCGGCCGCCGCTGATCACGCCGGTCTGCACGGTGGAGTAGGGCGGGTCGAAGCGCGGGTCATGGCGCTCGGGAGCGGCCAGGCGGGTGCCGATCTCGCCGAGGCGGCCGATCAGCTTCGCCGCGTATTCGATGGCATTCACCCCCTGCGGCGCATAGGCCGAGTGGCACGGCGCGCCGTGCACCTGGCAGCGCATGGCGAGCTTGCCCTTGTGGCCAAGCACCGGCTTCAGCTCGGTGGGTTCGCCGATGATGCACAGGATCGGCTTGTGCTCGCGGTGCTCCAGCGCGGCGAGCAGCGAACGCACGCCCAGGCAGCCGACTTCCTCGTCGTAGGAGAAGGCCAGGTGCACCGGCAGGCGCAGCGGCTGGGCGAGGAACGCCGGCACCGCCGCCAGCACGCAGGCGATGTAGCCCTTCATGTCCGCCGTGCCACGGCCGTAGAGGCGGCCGTCGCGTTCGGTCAGTTCGAACGGCGGCACCGTCCACGGCTGGCCGTCGGTGGGCACCACGTCGGTGTGGCCGGACAGGCACACGCCGCCGCGATCCTGCGGACCGAGCGTGGCGTAGAGATTGGCCTTGCCGCCCTCGGCATCGTGGAACAGCTCGCAGGCTACGCCGAAGCCTGCGAGGTAGTCGCGGATGTAGTGGATCAGCGCCAGGTTGGAGTGGCGGCTGACGGTGTTGAAGGCGATCAGGTCGGCGAGGATGTCACGGCTGGTGGGCATGGTTGGGTCCTGCGTTTTTGCTCTTTGTAGGAGCGAGCTTGCTCGCGAACAAACCCCGCTGCAGGGCCGGGGTTCGCGAGCAAGCTCGCTCCTACAGGTACGTGGTCTTACTCGTCCCCCGGCACACCGTAGCTCGGCGCCTTGGTCGGGTCGAGGGCGCGCACCAGGTAGTCCTCCAGTTGCGGCTTGTAGGCCACCCAGAGTTTCTCCAGCTCATCGATGGGCGCTTCGTCCGCCC from Pseudomonas sp. GCEP-101 includes these protein-coding regions:
- a CDS encoding HAD family hydrolase; the encoded protein is MHYQNILFDLDGTLTDPREGITRSIQYALAQLGIDEPDLRQLEHFIGPPLLQCFMSTYDFDEARAWEAVNHYRVRFKDTGLYENKVFDGVAELLHLLGDQGRTLYICTSKPTVFAAEIARHFDFARHFKVIYGSELDGTRTNKVELIEHLLGIEQLDPAQTLMIGDRKHDLIGAHRNGLSAAGVGYGFGSRDELMAERPAHYFASLDELRAAFA
- the argE gene encoding acetylornithine deacetylase, whose product is MPTSRDILADLIAFNTVSRHSNLALIHYIRDYLAGFGVACELFHDAEGGKANLYATLGPQDRGGVCLSGHTDVVPTDGQPWTVPPFELTERDGRLYGRGTADMKGYIACVLAAVPAFLAQPLRLPVHLAFSYDEEVGCLGVRSLLAALEHREHKPILCIIGEPTELKPVLGHKGKLAMRCQVHGAPCHSAYAPQGVNAIEYAAKLIGRLGEIGTRLAAPERHDPRFDPPYSTVQTGVISGGRALNIVPAECQFDFEVRALPSDDPQQVAEDLRAFAEAELLPKMRAVKAETDIRFSEISAYPALVTDQQTQAAELIAQLTGSRDFTTVAYGTEGGLFHQAGIPTVVCGPGSMDQGHKPDEFVSLEQLARCDDMLGRLAEWLRG